From Dehalobacter sp.:
GCGGTACTTGGCGGCGGCAACGTGGCCATGGACGCAGCCAGAACAGCGCTTCGTCTCGGCGCCAAAGACGTTTACATCGTTTATCGCCGTTCCATGACCGAACTGCCGGCGCGTGTTGAGGAAGTGCATCACGCTGAGGAAGAAGGCATTCAGTTTAAGATATTGACCAATCCGATTGCGATCAATGGTGACGAAAACGGTAATGTCAAGAGCATGACCTGTCTGAAATATGAGCTGGGTGAGCCGGATGCATCCGGACGCCGCCGTCCGGTAGCGATTGAAGGTTCCGAGTTTGAGCTGCCGGTGCAGACCGTCGTAGTCTCGATCGGCCAGGGACCGAATCCGCTCGTGACCACCACGACAGCAGGTTTGGAACTGAACAAGTGGGGGAACATCGTTGCCGATGAGACGACCATGGCGACCTCGATTCCGGGTGTGTATGCCGGCGGAGACATCGTGACCGGCGCAGCCACTGTCATTCTCGCAATGGGGGCTGGAAAAACGGCTGCAGCTTCGATCGACGCGTATTTAATGACAACTAGTTGACTGTAACACAACTTAGCCCTAAATAAAAGACGTCAATGTTAATGTGCACCCCAAATGTTGGACAAAAAATCAACATTTGGAGGTGCACTTTTCTATGGCAAAATATTCTTATAAACAACGTCTGGAAGCAGTAATGAAAGTAACCGAAAAACACATGTCATGTAAAGCTGTTGGGAGATTACTCGGATGCGGAGATACACATGTACGACGCTGGGTAAAACGGTATGAAAACTTTGGAGTTGAGGGGTTAATACGAAAACCCAG
This genomic window contains:
- a CDS encoding helix-turn-helix domain containing protein, giving the protein MAKYSYKQRLEAVMKVTEKHMSCKAVGRLLGCGDTHVRRWVKRYENFGVEGLIRKPRISPMTMRTMNILLSTIRKIVKKF
- a CDS encoding FAD-dependent oxidoreductase, translating into AVLGGGNVAMDAARTALRLGAKDVYIVYRRSMTELPARVEEVHHAEEEGIQFKILTNPIAINGDENGNVKSMTCLKYELGEPDASGRRRPVAIEGSEFELPVQTVVVSIGQGPNPLVTTTTAGLELNKWGNIVADETTMATSIPGVYAGGDIVTGAATVILAMGAGKTAAASIDAYLMTTS